A region of Candidatus Leptovillus gracilis DNA encodes the following proteins:
- a CDS encoding inositol-3-phosphate synthase, protein MSEKRKKVRVAIIGIGNCASSLVQGLQYYKDAPDDAEIPGLMHATVGGYHIRDIELSAAIDVVEGKVGKDLSEAIWAHPNNTIKFADVPYLNVPVARGMTHDGIGKYVSTVVKKAPGPTDNIVKILKDSGTDVVINFLPVGSEMATKWYAEQVMDAGCGFVNGIPVFIASSPYWSKRFAERGLPIVGDDIKSQLGATITHRVLTNLFKDRGIHIDRTYQLNFGGNMDFYNMLERDRLESKKISKTQAVTSQLPYDMGADNVHVGPSDYVPWLTDRKWCHIRMEGRAFGNVPLQLELKLEVWDSPNSAGVMIDAVRCAKLALDRGIGGPLIAPSSYFMKSPPEQFTDDEARNKTEAFIAGE, encoded by the coding sequence ATGTCTGAGAAAAGAAAGAAAGTCCGGGTCGCCATCATTGGCATCGGCAACTGCGCTTCATCACTGGTGCAAGGCTTGCAATATTACAAAGACGCGCCCGACGACGCCGAAATCCCTGGTCTGATGCACGCCACCGTCGGCGGCTATCACATCCGCGACATTGAACTGTCGGCGGCGATTGACGTGGTGGAAGGCAAAGTAGGCAAAGATTTGAGCGAGGCGATTTGGGCGCACCCCAACAACACCATCAAATTCGCCGATGTGCCTTACCTGAACGTGCCGGTTGCGCGGGGCATGACCCACGATGGCATTGGCAAATATGTCAGCACCGTCGTCAAAAAAGCACCCGGTCCCACGGACAACATCGTCAAAATCCTGAAAGACAGCGGCACGGACGTGGTGATCAATTTCCTGCCGGTTGGTTCGGAAATGGCGACCAAATGGTATGCCGAGCAGGTGATGGACGCCGGCTGTGGCTTTGTGAACGGTATCCCGGTGTTTATCGCCAGTTCGCCTTATTGGAGCAAGCGCTTTGCCGAGCGCGGTCTGCCCATCGTCGGTGATGACATTAAGAGCCAGTTAGGCGCGACGATTACGCACCGGGTGTTGACCAATTTGTTTAAGGACCGGGGCATCCACATTGACCGCACCTATCAGCTCAATTTTGGCGGCAACATGGACTTTTACAACATGCTGGAGCGAGACCGGCTGGAGTCGAAGAAGATTTCTAAGACGCAGGCGGTGACAAGCCAACTGCCGTATGACATGGGCGCGGACAACGTCCATGTGGGGCCGAGCGACTATGTACCCTGGCTGACAGACCGCAAATGGTGCCATATTCGCATGGAAGGGCGGGCCTTTGGCAATGTGCCGCTGCAATTGGAGCTAAAGCTGGAAGTGTGGGATTCGCCCAATTCGGCCGGGGTGATGATTGACGCGGTGCGCTGCGCCAAACTGGCCCTGGACCGGGGCATTGGCGGCCCGCTGATTGCGCCATCGAGCTATTTCATGAAGTCGCCGCCGGAACAGTTTACGGACGATGAGGCGCGGAACAAGACGGAAGCGTTTATTGCGGGGGAATAG
- a CDS encoding isoaspartyl peptidase/L-asparaginase: MEAVVNNIAIVVHGGAGAWDVASARLAVGQAGCRAAALAGHAVLLAGGSALDAVETAVHILEDCPALDAGRGSYPNANGDIEMDALIMDGRTLAMGAVAAIQRVRHPISLARRVMSDTPHTFLVGPGADAFADRIGFPRCGAAELIVPPESGAAPSESDGAQPAAGPLGDTVGAVALDMAGNLAAATSTGGTRDKMPGRVGDSPLVGSGGYADNWTAAVSATGLGEALMKVVISKRACDFVANGLPAQLACDAAIQLLAARVQGTGGLIAIDARGHVGVAFSTTAMPYAYVVGADVAGLVDGR, encoded by the coding sequence ATGGAGGCTGTGGTGAACAACATTGCGATTGTGGTGCATGGCGGCGCGGGGGCGTGGGATGTGGCCTCGGCGCGGTTGGCGGTGGGGCAGGCGGGCTGCCGGGCGGCGGCGCTGGCGGGCCACGCGGTGCTGCTGGCGGGTGGTTCGGCGTTGGACGCGGTGGAAACGGCCGTCCACATTCTGGAAGATTGCCCGGCGTTAGACGCCGGCCGGGGTAGTTACCCCAACGCCAACGGCGATATTGAAATGGACGCGCTGATTATGGACGGCCGTACTCTGGCGATGGGCGCGGTGGCGGCCATCCAGCGGGTGCGCCACCCCATCAGCCTGGCGCGGCGGGTGATGAGCGACACGCCCCACACCTTCCTGGTGGGGCCGGGCGCGGACGCTTTCGCCGACCGCATTGGCTTTCCGCGCTGCGGGGCGGCAGAGCTAATCGTGCCGCCGGAAAGCGGCGCAGCGCCGTCGGAAAGCGATGGGGCGCAGCCTGCCGCCGGCCCGTTGGGCGACACGGTGGGCGCGGTGGCGCTGGATATGGCGGGCAACCTGGCGGCGGCCACCTCCACCGGCGGCACGCGCGACAAAATGCCGGGGCGCGTCGGCGACAGCCCGCTGGTGGGTTCCGGCGGTTATGCCGATAACTGGACGGCGGCCGTCAGCGCCACCGGGCTGGGGGAGGCGTTGATGAAGGTGGTGATCAGCAAGCGGGCCTGTGATTTTGTCGCCAATGGTTTGCCGGCGCAGTTGGCCTGCGATGCGGCCATTCAGCTTTTGGCGGCGCGGGTGCAGGGCACGGGCGGCCTGATCGCCATTGATGCGCGGGGACATGTGGGGGTGGCGTTTAGCACGACGGCGATGCCCTATGCCTATGTGGTGGGGGCGGATGTGGCGGGGTTGGTAGACGGCCGTTAA
- a CDS encoding cytochrome-c peroxidase has product MQKYRTTTRMIVFASLLIGLAGLGLLAWLIWPWAADALADAPAIETALRQTIQQADLTPLTAVPHSNPAQITLGQALYFETELSGNRDVSCATCHHPDFGLSDGLPLAVGTGGHGVGPARRVGDGRQFVPRNTPDVANRGLPGWQTLFWDGRIAGSPATGFISPAGDYLPDGLDSLLAVQAMMAVTSRHEMRGGLYNVSGYLIQPGESPTDYQTQAARPLGWSDQAIDGRANELAAFGNAPDQMPLIWRQLMTRLLALPAYPPLFAAAYPDTPLADMDFTYAANALAAFQTAAFTATDTPWDHYLAGDSAALSLDAKQGALLFFGAAGCAHCHSGSLFTDQQFHNIGAPQLGPGTSPIAPLDDGRYAITNQPTDSFAFRTPSLRSVALTAPYLHNGAYARLEDVVRHHLNPAAALAKYDGRSLPPELRPSLQNEPVTQRQILATLSPLLAESQPLTNRQIGQIVAFLNSLTDQSLQVSANP; this is encoded by the coding sequence ATGCAAAAGTATCGCACAACCACACGGATGATTGTCTTTGCCAGCCTGCTGATCGGGTTGGCCGGGCTTGGTTTGTTGGCCTGGCTGATCTGGCCCTGGGCAGCGGACGCCCTGGCCGACGCACCAGCCATCGAGACCGCCCTGCGCCAAACCATCCAGCAAGCCGATCTGACGCCGCTGACGGCCGTTCCCCATTCCAACCCCGCCCAGATCACCCTCGGCCAGGCCCTCTACTTTGAAACCGAACTCAGCGGCAACCGCGACGTAAGCTGCGCCACCTGCCACCACCCCGACTTTGGCCTGAGCGATGGGCTGCCGCTGGCCGTAGGAACCGGCGGCCACGGCGTCGGTCCGGCGCGGCGAGTGGGCGACGGCCGTCAATTTGTGCCACGCAACACCCCAGACGTTGCCAACCGCGGCCTGCCGGGCTGGCAAACGCTGTTCTGGGACGGCCGTATTGCCGGCAGCCCGGCCACCGGCTTCATCTCCCCCGCCGGTGATTATTTGCCGGATGGCTTAGACAGCTTGCTGGCGGTGCAGGCGATGATGGCCGTCACCTCCCGCCACGAGATGCGCGGCGGGTTGTACAATGTGTCCGGCTACCTCATCCAGCCCGGCGAAAGCCCCACCGATTACCAGACTCAGGCGGCACGGCCGTTAGGTTGGTCTGATCAGGCCATAGACGGCCGTGCCAACGAACTGGCCGCCTTTGGCAACGCCCCCGACCAAATGCCCCTCATCTGGCGGCAGTTGATGACCCGCCTGCTGGCCCTACCCGCTTATCCACCCCTGTTCGCCGCCGCCTACCCAGACACACCACTGGCCGACATGGATTTTACCTACGCCGCCAACGCCCTGGCCGCTTTCCAAACCGCCGCCTTCACCGCCACCGATACACCCTGGGACCATTATCTGGCCGGGGACAGCGCCGCCCTTTCTCTGGACGCCAAACAGGGGGCGCTGCTCTTTTTTGGCGCGGCCGGCTGTGCCCACTGCCACAGCGGCAGCCTGTTCACCGACCAGCAGTTCCACAACATCGGCGCGCCGCAGTTGGGGCCGGGCACATCGCCCATTGCGCCGTTGGACGACGGCCGTTACGCCATCACCAACCAACCCACCGACAGCTTCGCCTTCCGCACACCCTCGCTGCGCAGCGTCGCCCTTACCGCCCCTTACCTGCACAACGGCGCCTATGCCCGCCTGGAAGATGTGGTGCGCCACCACCTGAACCCGGCGGCGGCGCTGGCAAAGTACGACGGCCGTTCCCTGCCACCAGAATTACGCCCCAGCCTGCAAAACGAACCGGTGACGCAGCGGCAGATTTTAGCCACCCTGTCGCCGCTGCTGGCCGAAAGCCAGCCGCTGACCAATCGGCAAATCGGGCAGATTGTGGCTTTTCTAAATAGTTTAACGGACCAGAGCTTACAAGTTTCGGCAAACCCGTAA
- a CDS encoding PQQ-dependent sugar dehydrogenase, whose amino-acid sequence MSPDGGGGWDVAALNAQLVNASAFGEGANGELYVAGRDNGIIYRLKAEPTTPTVSLGVVASGFSSPVGIANSGLLGDGRLFIVQKGGLIRILESSGAIRATPFLSLVGQVSGGSEQGLLGLAFHPDYANNGYFYVNYTNLSGHTVIARYTVSAGDPDVADPASQLTLLTINQPVSNHNGGDLKFGPDGYLYIGMGDGGGSGDPNDLAQNMALLLGKMLRIDVNPAAGLAPDCGGGSNYSIPADNPFVDGSGGTCDEIWAPGLRNPWRFSFDRLLGDMYIGDVGQGIWEEVNWQPASSPGGENYGWRCYEGNAAYNLTDCQPASAYTFPIFVYNHSQSNCTVTGGYAYRGDDYPVLWGHYVFADYCSGRFYALHPDGDGSWQSVALGQLLTTFGPSSFGENVNGELFVSHIGNGTIYRVQEDTPPPPTPIPTATATATVTATPTATPTATPMPDFDWFVYLPLVSAEAEE is encoded by the coding sequence ATGTCGCCCGACGGCGGCGGGGGTTGGGATGTGGCGGCGCTGAACGCGCAGTTGGTCAACGCCAGCGCCTTTGGCGAAGGCGCCAACGGCGAGTTATACGTGGCCGGGCGTGACAACGGCATTATTTACCGCCTCAAGGCAGAGCCGACCACGCCCACCGTCAGCCTGGGTGTGGTGGCGTCCGGCTTTAGCAGCCCGGTAGGCATTGCCAACAGCGGTTTGCTGGGTGACGGCCGTTTATTCATCGTGCAAAAAGGCGGCCTCATCCGCATCCTGGAAAGCAGCGGCGCGATCCGCGCCACCCCCTTCCTCAGCCTGGTCGGGCAGGTCAGCGGCGGCTCTGAACAAGGGCTGTTGGGCCTGGCCTTCCATCCCGACTACGCCAACAACGGTTATTTCTACGTCAACTACACCAATCTCAGCGGCCATACCGTCATCGCCCGCTACACGGTCAGCGCCGGCGACCCTGACGTGGCTGATCCGGCCAGCCAGCTGACGCTGCTGACCATCAACCAACCCGTCAGCAACCACAACGGCGGCGACTTGAAGTTTGGCCCAGACGGCTACCTCTACATCGGCATGGGCGATGGCGGCGGCAGCGGGGACCCCAACGACCTGGCGCAAAACATGGCTCTGCTGTTGGGCAAAATGCTGCGCATTGACGTGAATCCGGCGGCTGGCCTGGCGCCAGACTGCGGCGGCGGCAGCAATTATTCCATCCCCGCCGACAATCCTTTTGTGGATGGCAGCGGCGGGACGTGCGACGAAATCTGGGCACCCGGCTTGCGCAACCCATGGCGCTTTAGCTTCGACCGCCTGTTGGGCGATATGTACATTGGCGATGTGGGCCAGGGCATCTGGGAAGAGGTGAACTGGCAGCCGGCCAGCAGCCCCGGTGGGGAAAACTACGGTTGGCGCTGCTACGAAGGCAACGCCGCCTACAACCTGACCGACTGCCAACCGGCCAGCGCCTACACCTTCCCCATCTTTGTCTACAACCATTCGCAGTCTAACTGCACGGTGACCGGCGGTTATGCCTACCGCGGCGACGATTACCCGGTGTTGTGGGGCCATTACGTGTTTGCTGATTATTGCAGCGGCCGTTTTTACGCCTTGCATCCCGATGGCGATGGCAGCTGGCAGTCGGTGGCCTTGGGCCAACTGTTGACAACCTTTGGCCCCAGCAGCTTTGGCGAAAACGTGAATGGCGAATTGTTTGTCAGCCACATCGGCAATGGCACGATCTATCGCGTGCAAGAGGATACGCCGCCGCCGCCTACCCCCATCCCCACAGCCACCGCCACGGCGACGGTAACGGCCACACCCACTGCCACGCCTACCGCCACGCCAATGCCCGACTTTGATTGGTTTGTGTATCTGCCTCTGGTCAGCGCCGAAGCGGAAGAGTAG
- a CDS encoding right-handed parallel beta-helix repeat-containing protein, with amino-acid sequence MLTHVATYLLACWKKPPLWLLSAALIIGLLLARPVSPVAAQTTTVVVSPDQMNGWSLYRENPNLGAGTGQFVSGPATAPLGSGSLRLTVASTAVGESIGRHLPTTRFSAVTNLTYSAYRASGGAAQAVALQFNVCRSYFFSFCTGASRLVYEPYWTGTYPAVGVWQEWNALAANARWWMTNINAAATCGRNNPCTVTQLLQAYPNLDIYPTNNIGVLLKIGGGWPSFDGNVDRLTIGINGVNTTYDFEPGLPVHNITQNTHHATIQAGVNAAAAGDVIEIDPGSYSENVVVDRSLTLRGAGAGLDPAQHTILEGVSQTGRGVTINGGVTAVTLQGMRVQNFEQSGIYAAGSNNNLTVQHVQVINNGRPATSDAGLYVNGPVDTVLIHHVEAAYNETRGIVIWNGFKTRITLSNNYAHHNNCCGIELQDGTASGVTISGNTVQDNTDSGLSAIGLTAGAGANLISGNVVTNNGRFGIEIKNPNGTGLDSGDGSIVVENNTVTFTPTPTMNVRDHAGIAIFRRSFTNGNPQGYADIPTGVIVRNNSVSGYQQQNPARVESEGFGIVIEGTNHTVSGNTLQNNDVAVQHQGGLHPHANYTPNNVGDGDQADGRSAAYFGRGNAPYACDIAIRDNTFSLNNQDLRQAVGGGSGGLVTNTTTSKYFCTIQAAIDDSHTSAGDTITLSANVFSELVNVSKSVTLEGAPGTVLMPNANVPDFASAHAGSILWLQAPNVIIRNLTLDGDNPAIGGGHAYGSADINAARGIYMGGSGGLHDGATIENVSLRNLGRGVNLYGGQGHIIQDNTGSNFGGPDAGNYGFGILLQGNTSAQISRNQINNALAAGIFMQNNQSVNGSRIADNTVTDAGIGLGWNMLYGGATAVVENNTVANVELGMQVTSIGNGSLTVRQNNFTLGSGSDETGFYVWNTAPDTVLISQNSIVGGDVAVALADDSVPFNLGPAYLRLTDNVLEGSGTAVDILSNSSTHSVHLRATGNIIRSAAVGLNITGAAQVDHLTFAGNTLETTDVALQAAAGGDLFAYANNISGFITGVNDTVGDLNAGHNWWGAVNPGNVNNAHADDFRLGAAVQTWTDGLGSVALPDNIAGQNATFSGGAGTLVIVNHGSGLSSVPFDKGIASDTGAVQCADFYDFFAVGGDGSYEISIPVADDPDCAAGAVDDKLFQFALNGSGAPDLTCAPDTACWNSIGAAREGNRLTAVVSASEVLGTPFTAPNQRNNDPTAVSLASFGAAPVNGWGWITASALGLIGAIAAAVLLRVEGRG; translated from the coding sequence ATGTTGACTCACGTTGCCACATATCTGCTTGCCTGTTGGAAAAAACCTCCCTTATGGCTGTTAAGCGCAGCCCTGATCATCGGTCTGCTGCTGGCCCGGCCCGTCAGCCCGGTCGCCGCCCAGACCACCACGGTTGTCGTCTCGCCGGACCAGATGAATGGCTGGTCGCTGTACCGCGAAAACCCCAACCTGGGAGCGGGAACCGGCCAGTTTGTATCTGGCCCGGCCACAGCCCCGCTGGGGAGTGGCAGCCTGCGCCTGACTGTAGCTTCAACGGCCGTTGGTGAAAGCATCGGCCGACATCTACCGACCACCCGGTTTAGCGCTGTGACCAACCTGACCTACAGCGCCTACCGCGCCAGCGGGGGGGCGGCCCAGGCCGTCGCCCTGCAATTCAACGTCTGTCGCAGTTACTTCTTCTCGTTTTGCACCGGCGCAAGTCGTCTGGTCTATGAGCCTTATTGGACGGGGACCTATCCGGCTGTCGGCGTCTGGCAAGAATGGAACGCCCTGGCGGCCAACGCCCGTTGGTGGATGACCAACATCAATGCCGCAGCCACCTGCGGTCGCAACAATCCTTGCACTGTTACCCAACTGCTGCAAGCCTACCCCAATCTAGACATCTATCCCACCAACAATATCGGCGTGCTGCTAAAAATTGGCGGTGGCTGGCCTTCCTTTGATGGCAATGTAGACAGGTTGACCATCGGCATCAACGGCGTCAATACCACCTACGATTTTGAGCCAGGGCTGCCGGTGCATAACATCACCCAGAACACCCACCACGCCACCATTCAGGCGGGGGTGAATGCGGCTGCGGCCGGTGACGTTATCGAGATAGACCCCGGTAGTTACAGCGAAAACGTGGTCGTAGACCGTTCATTAACCTTACGCGGCGCCGGCGCGGGCTTAGACCCGGCGCAGCATACCATTCTGGAGGGCGTCAGCCAGACGGGGCGGGGCGTGACCATTAACGGCGGCGTAACGGCCGTCACCCTGCAAGGTATGCGCGTGCAAAACTTCGAGCAGTCCGGCATTTACGCCGCCGGCAGCAACAACAACCTGACGGTACAACATGTACAGGTAATCAACAACGGCCGTCCCGCCACCAGCGACGCCGGCCTGTACGTCAACGGTCCGGTAGATACCGTCCTCATCCATCACGTCGAGGCAGCCTACAACGAGACGCGCGGCATCGTTATCTGGAATGGCTTCAAAACACGCATCACCCTCAGCAACAACTACGCTCACCACAACAACTGCTGCGGCATCGAACTGCAAGACGGCACGGCGTCTGGCGTGACCATTTCTGGCAATACCGTGCAAGACAATACCGACAGCGGCCTTTCGGCCATTGGGCTGACGGCTGGGGCAGGGGCCAACCTCATTTCCGGCAACGTGGTGACAAATAACGGCCGTTTCGGTATCGAGATCAAAAACCCCAACGGTACCGGCCTGGACAGCGGCGATGGCAGCATCGTCGTGGAAAACAACACCGTCACTTTTACCCCCACGCCCACCATGAACGTCCGCGACCACGCCGGCATTGCCATCTTCCGCCGCTCATTCACCAACGGCAATCCGCAGGGGTACGCCGATATACCGACCGGCGTGATTGTGCGTAACAACAGCGTCAGCGGCTACCAGCAGCAAAACCCTGCTCGCGTTGAAAGCGAAGGCTTTGGCATTGTCATCGAAGGGACCAACCATACCGTCAGCGGCAACACCCTACAAAACAACGATGTCGCTGTGCAGCACCAGGGCGGCTTGCATCCACATGCCAACTACACGCCCAACAATGTGGGCGATGGCGACCAGGCCGACGGCCGTTCCGCCGCCTATTTTGGCCGTGGCAACGCCCCCTACGCCTGCGACATTGCCATCCGCGACAATACCTTCAGCCTCAACAATCAGGATTTGCGTCAGGCCGTCGGCGGCGGCAGTGGTGGTCTGGTCACCAACACCACCACCAGCAAATACTTCTGCACCATCCAGGCAGCCATTGACGACAGCCACACCAGCGCCGGCGATACCATCACCTTATCCGCTAATGTGTTCAGCGAACTGGTCAATGTGAGCAAAAGTGTCACGCTGGAGGGCGCGCCGGGCACAGTCCTCATGCCCAACGCCAACGTGCCGGACTTCGCGTCGGCCCACGCCGGATCCATCCTTTGGCTGCAAGCGCCCAATGTGATCATCCGCAACCTGACGCTTGATGGCGACAACCCGGCCATCGGCGGCGGCCATGCCTATGGCAGCGCCGACATCAACGCCGCGCGCGGCATTTACATGGGCGGCAGCGGCGGGCTGCACGATGGCGCAACCATCGAAAATGTCAGCCTGCGCAACCTGGGGCGCGGTGTGAACCTGTACGGCGGGCAGGGCCACATCATCCAGGACAACACCGGCAGCAACTTCGGCGGGCCAGACGCGGGCAATTATGGCTTTGGCATTCTGCTGCAAGGCAATACATCGGCGCAAATCAGCCGCAATCAGATAAACAATGCGCTGGCCGCGGGCATCTTTATGCAGAACAACCAAAGTGTGAACGGCAGCCGAATCGCCGACAACACGGTGACTGACGCCGGGATTGGCCTGGGCTGGAATATGCTCTACGGCGGGGCGACGGCCGTTGTGGAAAACAATACTGTCGCCAACGTGGAATTGGGGATGCAGGTCACATCTATTGGCAATGGCTCCCTGACGGTGCGCCAGAACAACTTCACGTTGGGCAGCGGCAGCGACGAAACAGGTTTCTACGTCTGGAACACCGCGCCGGATACGGTCCTCATCAGCCAAAACAGCATCGTCGGCGGCGATGTTGCCGTGGCGCTGGCCGATGACAGTGTGCCGTTTAACCTGGGACCGGCATATTTACGGCTGACAGACAATGTGTTGGAGGGATCGGGTACGGCCGTTGACATCCTCAGCAATTCCTCCACCCACAGCGTCCATCTACGGGCCACCGGCAACATCATCCGCAGCGCCGCCGTTGGCCTCAACATCACCGGTGCGGCCCAGGTGGACCACCTGACCTTTGCCGGGAATACGCTGGAAACCACCGACGTGGCTTTGCAGGCAGCGGCCGGCGGCGATTTGTTCGCTTACGCCAACAACATCAGCGGCTTCATAACCGGCGTCAACGACACAGTTGGCGACTTGAACGCCGGGCATAACTGGTGGGGCGCGGTTAATCCGGGCAACGTGAACAACGCCCACGCCGACGATTTCCGGCTGGGCGCGGCCGTACAGACCTGGACCGATGGCCTGGGGTCTGTGGCGCTGCCAGACAACATCGCCGGACAGAATGCGACGTTCAGCGGTGGGGCGGGCACGCTGGTCATTGTGAATCATGGCAGCGGGTTGAGCAGCGTGCCTTTTGACAAAGGCATCGCCAGCGATACCGGCGCGGTACAGTGCGCCGACTTTTATGATTTTTTTGCCGTTGGCGGTGATGGCAGTTACGAGATTAGCATTCCGGTGGCCGATGATCCCGACTGCGCCGCGGGAGCGGTGGACGACAAGCTGTTTCAATTCGCCCTGAACGGCAGCGGCGCGCCGGACCTGACCTGCGCGCCGGATACGGCTTGTTGGAACAGCATTGGCGCTGCCCGTGAAGGGAATAGATTGACGGCCGTTGTGTCTGCGTCTGAGGTACTGGGAACGCCGTTTACCGCCCCTAACCAGCGCAACAACGACCCAACGGCCGTTTCTCTGGCGTCGTTTGGGGCAGCGCCGGTGAATGGGTGGGGCTGGATAACGGCCAGTGCCCTGGGCCTGATTGGGGCCATTGCGGCGGCCGTTCTCCTTAGGGTAGAGGGTAGAGGGTAG